Below is a window of Salvelinus fontinalis isolate EN_2023a chromosome 14, ASM2944872v1, whole genome shotgun sequence DNA.
ataaacgcaacatgagctgaaataaaatattccagaaatgttccatatgcacaaaaagcttatttctctcaaatgttgtgcacaaatgtgtttacatccctgttagtgagcatttctgtcaatataatccatccacctgacaggtgtggcatatcaagaagctgattaaacaacatgatcattacacaggtgcaccttgtgcttgggaccaaaaagccactctaaaaagtgcagttttgtcacacaatgccataaatgtctcaagttttgagggagcttgcaattggcatgctgactgcaggaatgtccaccagagctgttgccagagatttgaatgttaattgctctaccataagccacctccaatgttgttttagagaatttggcagtacatctaaccggcctcacaaccgcagaccatgtgtaacgaCGCCAACCCAGGATCTCTACATctgacttcttcacctgcgggatcatctgagaccagccacccagaaagctgatgaaactgaggagtatttctgtctgtaataaagcccctttgtgAGGAAAaaataattctgattggctggtcctggctcccaagtgggtgggcctggctgaattgtaactcagtaaaattgttgaaattgttgcatgttgcgtttatatttttgttcagtataaatcccagaagactgaaatataacaaaactgtttgacatagaagcACTGGATGTTcgtcattatttaaaaaaatatatatatctttattaattatgaaattatgaaaaatattaataacattccacccatgaggccaaaggGGGTGCTTTTGGTCATTGACACCTGAAAGAGCTACACAGCAGATGATGTAGTGGTGTCGTACAAAGGCAGGATAGGGTAGTGACACAACACATGTATTACCTCATGAAAGAGCTGTTGACCCAGCAGATAAAACTGCTAAATCAAGTGGCTGTTTTAGTTCAGCAACAATGTCTGGGTTCTCTAATAAAAGTACATGTGAAATTCAGTTCAGTCCCAAAACAAGGCAAGAAATCCCCCCAAAAACGctacaaaatacagaaataccctAGCAATAGCCTTCCAAACTTTGGTCTGCAGAGAAACCTTCTCTCGACAATCGATACAATATCCTTTAAACAAGTCTTTAAGAGTGTTATCACTTGTATAGAGTGAGAAAACTAGGCTTCTAAACTAGTTAGGTAACTAGTTTCCTAATTACCAAACTTTTCTGACCACAACATGTAGTCAAGATGGCTTCCCTCTTCCTGACACACCCACTTCCTATTTCATTCAAACTAGGAAGTAGCTAtgggttttatttttattttgtatttttttttatttaaccttttttttaaaCTAAGTAGCTATGGGTGTGGATGTGGAGTGACCAGGGAAGAGCACACAGCCTATACACATCTCAAGGAACCATGGAACCTTGTGGGTTGCAAGTGTCTTTGTGTGTATTGACCTATGTgtatcccgtgtgtgtgtgtgtgtgtgtgtgtgtgtgtgtgtgtgtgtgtgtgtgtgtgtgtgtgtgtgtgtgtgtgtgtgtgtgtgtgtgtgtgtgtgtgtgtgtgtgtgtgtgtgtgtgtgtgtgtgtgtgtgttggtgtgtgtgtgtgtatcctgtgtgtgtgtatgtgtgtatcctgtgtgtgtgtgtgtgtgtatgtatcctgtgtgtgtgtatgtgtgtatcctgtgtgtgtgtgtcctatgtgtgtgtgtatcctgtctGTGtatcctatgtgtgtgtgtatgtatgtgcgtgtcctgtgtgtgtatcctgtgtgtgtgtatatgtgtgtatcctgtgtgtgtgtgtgtgtgtgtgtgtgtgtgtgtgtgtgtgtgtgtgtgtgtgtgtgtgtgtgtgtgtgtgtgtgtgtgtgtgtgtgtgtgtgtgtgtgtgtttccagctgGGGGGTCTGACCCTGATGGGCGTGGGGATTTGGGTGAGTGTGGATAAGGGTTTGTTCCTACAGGTGCTGAGTCCCTTCTCCACCCTCGACACGCAGTTTGTCAATGTGGGCTTCTTCTGCATCGCTATTGGAGGAGTGCTGGTTCTACTGGGTGTCCTGGGCTGCTGTGGAGCCCACAAGGGGAGCAAGTGTCTGCTGATACTGGTAGGTACAGTCCAGAGTACAGGCCCACTGTTGAACACAGCCAATTAACTTACACTAACTGCTATGCTGAACACAGCCAAATAACTTACACTACCTGCTATGTTGAACACAGCTAATTAACTTACTCTAACTGCTATGCTGAACACAGCTAATTAACTTACACTAACTGCTATGCTGAACACAGCTAATTAACTTACACTAACTGCTATGCTGAACACAGCCAAATAACTTACACTACCTGCTATGCTGAACACAGCTAATTAACTTACACTAACTGCTATACTCACAATTGTGATCTAACTCAACATAACTACAAAACCACAAGGTACATTATTAACTATGTCTGCAGTATATCATTCATGACCGTATTATAGACCTTACATACCCACTTCTCCACACCCCCAATGAATCTATCTACACAGTTCACAAAACAAGCTACCATATCCATGAAGGACTATCTTTCTCCAGTGTAGTCCTGAAGAGGGTGTGTTAATGTTCATTAACAATGTGGCTAACTACCCCCAGAGTCCATTTCATTGATAATGAGTAGCACAGCTAGAACATTTTCCCCATAAGCACCATCACATACATTACTCAGACTGATAGATTCTAACGGATAGTAGTCCATATAGGATACATTACTGTTTACAGCTCTCAGCCAGGAGAAGATGCTTATCGGTTGTTTCAGCGTTCACATTAAACCACTTCCCTGTTCCCCTTTGTCTAATCAACGGTTAGCTGTCCTTTATCGAAGGGCCTTTACAATAACATGACAGGACAAAGGCTGATTACAAAGCCCAGAGGAGTGTAGGAGGTTGGATAGGGGTTGTTTAGTTGTtgtagttgtgtgttgtgtgttgtgttgtggtatggtgtggtggtTGGTTTGTGAACTTGTGgttgtgttatagctgtgttgtTTTGTGACCTTGTGgttgtgttatggtgtgttatgGTTGCGTTCTGGTTATTTTGTGAacttgtggttgtgttgtggttgaggTTGCAGTCAGCTCCTCTAATCTAAAGCCAAGTCCTTTTTCTTTGTCTTGTTCTACTAAGTTTTTCTCCATCATCCTGATAATTTTCATCGCTGAAGTGGCAGCCGGAACGGTGGCCCTCGCCTACTCTTCGTTTgtaagtctccctctctctctccacctctgacttgaacctccctccctctctctttctctctctctttgtatcatctctccttatgtctctctctccctcccccctcctccctctcttgctcCAGCTTTCACTCCCATTCTCGATTTTTATCTCCATGTAAATTTTCCTTCATAGCCCGGCCATCATTGAATTACTGGGCTTTATGTCCACTTCAGTACATTTGGCCCTTTAATGACTCCCAGATTGCCTGGGGCTTTGTGCGACGCCTCTCACTTTGAGCAATTTATTACTCTGGAATATTGAAGTTAAAGCATTTTATATGCAAAACAGACTATTTACATATATAGGTCTCGCTCCTGCTCTTTCTCCAGTCCTGTTCAGTAAAATACTAGCGGGACACCCTGTCCTTTCGGACGGTAAATCATTGGAAATGAATAATTTTATTTAACGAAATTCTCTCCTCCTGCAAATCAAAAATGCGTTTATCTGTTCTGCATTTTGGTCTCTGGATATACCAATATTCTCAAATCCGGAGCATTTAAAAAACTCCCATCGGATCCTGTGGGATCAAGGCACTTGCCTTCTCTTTCAAATTCAATGTTGGCCCCATGTTgtctatatatatttaaaaaacagtATAGGAATGCTCCAGACATAGATTTATTCAAGAAATGCGTTGTTTCATCCAACATGTCCAAGCAGGAAtgcaaaataaagatattttgatGCAAAGCACGTAAATCAGTGATTGGAGTGAATTTTGGGTTGACAATTAGGCTGTTGTTGCGATAATTGTATTGTCAAAATAGGGTTCCAGAATTTCTGTTTATTTTGTTCAATAGAGATACATATACTGTAGGCGAATTCACTTGGGGCTAATCACTGAGGAAGGGGAAACTCGAAAACAAACCCACAACAGTAGCCTACTTATTTTTCCAGACAATTCGGTCTCATAGATTAGACGTAACACAGTACAGCCAGCTTCGTGCAAATGCGTTTTTCTCTTCCTCGCCTTCTCTTCATCTAGTCTACTCGGGGGgcacagagagaaacaggggtaGCAGGGAAAACACCTTGATGCAGGAATCAGGATGTTACCGTTTGATCAAATCATGGTTTTAGCTGCTCCAAAAATAGAATGTTTTGAGTTTGCTAACCTTTTgcctatccctaaccttaaccacactaatAACCTTTTgcctatccctaaccttaaccacattgctaaccttttgcctaaccctaaccgtaaccacactgctaaccttttgcctaaccctaaccttaaccacactgctaaccttttgcctaaccctaaccttaaccacactgctaaccttttgcctaaccctaaccttaaccacactgctaaccttttgcctaaccctaaccttaaccacactgctaaccttttgcctaaccctaacctcaaccacactGCCAACCttttgcctaaccctaacctcaaccacactGCCAACCttttgcctaaccctaacctcaaccacactgctaaccttttgcctaaccctaacctcaaccacactgctaaccttttgcctaaccctaaccacactgccaaccttttgcctaaccctaaccacactgctaaccttttgcctaaacctaacctcaaccacactcctaaccttctgcctaaccctaacctcaaccacactGCTAGCCTTTTGCCTAACTCTAACCTCAACCACACTGCTAAACttttgcctaaccctaaccttaaccacactgctaaccttttgcctaaccctaaccttaaccacactactaaccttttgcctaaccctaaccacactgctaaccttttgcctaaccctaaccttaaccacactgctaaccttttgcctaacctcaaccacactgctaaccttttgcctaaccctaacctcaaccacactgctaaccttttgcctaaccctaacctcaaccacactgctaaccttttgcctaaccctaaccttaaccacactactaaccttttgcctaaccctaaccacactgctaaccttttgcctaaccctaaccttaaccacactgctaaccttttgcctaacctcaaccacactgctaaccttttgcctaaccctaacctcaaccacactgctaaccttttgcctaaccctaacctcaaccacactgctaaccttttgcctaactctaacctcaaccacactgctaaccttttgcctaaccctaaccacactgctaaccttttgcctaaccctaacctcaaccacactgctaaccttttgcataaccctaacctaaaccacactgctaaccttttgcctaaccctaaccacactgctaaccttttgcctaaccctaacctcaaccacactgctaaccttttgcataaccctaacctaaaccacactgctaaccttttgcctaaccctaaccacactgctaaccttttgcctaaccctaaccacactgctaaccttttgcctaaccctaaccacactgctaaccttttgcctaaccctaacctcaaccacactgctaaccttttgcctaaccctaacctcaaccacactgctaaccttttgcctaaccctaaccttaaccacactgctaaccttttgcctaaccttaaccacactgctaaccttttgcctaaccctaacctcaaccacactGCCAACCttttgcctaaccctaaccacactgctaaccttttgcctaacctcaaccacactgctaaccttttgcctaaccctaaccacactgctaaacttttgcctaaccctaaccttaaccacactgctaaccttttgcataaccctaaccttaaccacactgctaaccttttgcctaaccctaacctcaaccacactgctaaccttttgcctaactctaacctcaaccacactgctaaccttttgcctaaccctaacctcaaccacactGCCAACCttttgcctaaccctaacctcaaccacactgctaaccttttgcctaaccctaacctcaaccacactgctaaccttttgcctaaccctaacctcaaccacactgctaaccttttgcctaaccctaaccctaaccacactgctgaccttttgcctaaccctaaccttaaatttggaccaaaaaaacaaacattaaacAATACGTTTTGACTTTGTGACTGAGGTAACTAGTGACAACTTCTGCATCTTgacatgattgtgtgtgtgtgtgtgtgtgtgtgtgtgtgtgtgtgtgtgtgtgtgtgtgtgtgtgtgtgtgtgtgtgtgtgtgtgtgtgtgtgtgtgtgtgtgtgtgtgtgtatttttgtgcgTATTTTTGTGCGTCTGTGTATGTTGGTGGGTCTTTGTCGAGGGCCAGAAGAGATCCTAGGCGTGTATTATAGATTCTCATTGTTACTTAATTAGATATGCTTATAGTGAATCTATTGTGCTGTTTTTTAGCATTAATCCTATTAATTCATTACCTAGACAAAGCACATTGCCATTTCGATAATGTATTTGGCAGTCTCCGAGCATCTGCCCATCCCCGGCTTTTGATGACACAGTATCATTGCAATAATTAATATGGATTGGGTAGTAATATACATAGCCATCCATGAACATAATAACTCTCCGAAATATACCCCTGAAACAATGAAATGGGCAATACATATAGGGTGTTGATCTATTTCCTACTACTATATCTACCACATAAATCTCCCTTTCCCCATCGGGCCTACGCCCTAATCTAACCGAAAAGCCATGACCTGATGGAATCTGAATAACTCTGATTTAATAACCAATTTTAGAGAGCGTTATACAAGCATTATATGACTGCTTTATAGTTCTAAAAGACATTCAGAGGAGAAACGTGACGCTTATATGATGGAAAAATGGAAAAGAACATTGCAAGTTACTACAGGGCCTTAATAACAGATCGATTATAACAGAGAGGTGGTTGTTCCTGTCGGTAAGAGCTACTCTGCTATAGAGCTTCCTCTGTTTGTTACAATTAAATCATGTCAgataattaacactttttcatgatTTATATTTAAAGAGATATTATATAtaaacagtatatacagttgaagtcagaagtttacatacaccttagccaaatacatttaaactcagtttttcacaattcctgacatttaatcctcgtaaaaattctctgtcttaggtcagttaggatcaccactttattttaagaatgtgaaatgtcagaactttcatcacattcccagtgggtcagaagtttacatacactcaagtagtatttggtagcattgtctttcaattgtttaacttgagtcaaacgttttgggtagccttccataagcttcccacaataagctgggtgaattttggcccactcctgacagctggtgtaactgagtcaggtttgtaggcctccttgatcgcacatgctttttcagtgctgcccacaacttttctgtaggatgaggtcagggctttgtgatggccactccaataccttgactttgttgtccttaagccattttgccacaactttggaagtatgcttggggtcattgtccatttggaagacccatttgcgaccaagctttaactttctaactgatgtcttgagatattgcttcaatatatccacataatttttcttcctcatgatgccatctagtttgtgacgtgtaccagaccctcctgcagcaaatcacccccacaacatgatgctgccacccccgtgcttcacggttgggatggtgttcttcggcttgcaagcatccccctttttcctccaaacataacgatggtcattatgggcaaacagttctatttttgtttcatcacaccagaggacatttcttcaaaaagtacaatctttgtccccatgtgcagttgcaaaccatagtctggctttttatggcggttttggagcagtggcttcttccttgctgagcggcttttcaggttatgtcgatataggactagttttactgtggatatagatacttttgtacctgtttcctccagcatcttcacaaggtcctttgctgttgttctgggattgattgtactttttgcaccaaagtacattcatctctaggagacagaacgcgtctccttcctgagaggtatgacggctgcgaggtcccatggtgtttatacttgcatactattgtttgtacagatgaacgtggtaccttcaggtgtttgtaaattgctcccaaggatgaacaggacttgtggaggtctacaactgtttttctgaggtcttcttttgattttcccatgatgccaagcaaagaggcactgagtttgaaggtagtgcttgaaatacatccacaggtacacctccaattgactcaaattatgtcaattagcctatcagaagcttctaaagccatgatgacattttctggaattttccaagctgtttaatggcacagtcaactgtaatgttaacttctgacccactggaattgtgatacagtgaattctaattaaaataatctgtctgtaaacaaatgttggaaaaattacttgtgtcatgcacaaagtagatgtcctaaccgacttgccaaaactatagtttgttaacaagaaatttgtggagtggttgaaaaacgagttttattgactccaacctaagtgtatgtaaacttccgacttcaactgtatatatacagtaccagtcaaaacacctactcattcaaggtatttttttttttttactattttctacattgtaaaataatagtgaagacatcaaaactatgaaataacatgtggaatcatgtagtaaccaaaaaagtgttaaaaaagtgttaaacaaatcaaaatatattttagattttagattctggcttccacaatcacccgacctccacccaattgtgatggtttgggatgagttggaccacagggtgaaggaaaagcagccaacaagtgctcagcatatgtgggaactccttcaagactgttggaaaagcattgcaggtgaagctggttgagagaatgacaagagtgtgcaaagctgtcatcaagacaaagggtggctactttgaagaatctaaaatctaaaatatatattgatttgtttaacgcttttttttggttactacttcattacacatgtgttatttcatagttttgatgacttcgatattattctacaatgtagaagattGATCAATAACATTAGGCATATGGCCTAATATCCTCCACAACTCTCCTCTCCTTGCACAGTTTAGTTGATACAGTTGGTACGTTATCCGCTCCTGGCTCAGAGCCCAGTGTGTTGGTTGTTTAGGCATTTTTCCTGTccacagtgtatgtgtgtgcgtgtgtgtatgtgttcatgtGAGTGTTTGTGAGGGAATGCAGTGTAGCGAGGGGCACGCAGGGCAGGCAACCAGGCAGGCAGAGTGACAGTGATGAATTAGCTAGCTGGTAAGAACCCCTCTGATCTGAGCCCCTCTTCCCGCTTCTTGGGGGGCACTTTTAATTGTAGCATGTCTCCACGTCCCCTCAGGCtactctctccctgctccctgaacacacacacacacacactcgctcccCTGAGTCTTTGTGTGACTGTACGCCAAGGGCTTATTAATCAAAATGGAAAAAACGGGGACACACTGAGtggaagggaggtagggaggtaaagagagggaaggaggtagagagtgggaggggagagagagggaggtagagagagaaggggggagagagagggagagagagggaggggggtagagagagggagggaggtaggtaggtagggagggagggaggtagagagtgggaggggagagaagggggagagagggagggggaggtagagggaggtagagagtgggagggggagagagagggaggtagagagagaagggggggagagggagagggagggagagggagggtggtGAATATAGGAATATGTCATATAGGAATTGACTCTCTACAATAACAGGAGCTCTGGCATGAACATATTCCTTTGTATTATATAGATATGTTTTCTCTGTATGAAATAAATATGGTATGAAACACAATGGGAGAAAGTGTCCTGATCGAACAAACAGCAGCATCAATATATATGTAAATGTGACCACTTACAATCACAAAGGAGAAAATGGAGGAAAATGTCCCAGTCATCTTCTCAGGGACAGGCTATGGGTTTTATTTCCCAGGTGCTTTGTTTGGTTCAGATAGACATTTATTTCATTATTGATGCATAGCTGACTGCCTGAGCTGTACACTCTGTAAAAACAGACTATATGTTGTAGGTATGTTCAgtgaccttgtgtgtgtgtgtgtgtgtgtgtgtgtgtgtgtgtgtgtgtgtgtgtgtgtgtgtgtgtgtgtgtgtgtgtgtgtgtgtgtgtgtgtgtgtgtgtgtgtgtgtgtgtgtgtgtgtgtgtgtgtgtgtgtgtgtgtgtgtgtgtgtgtgtgtgtgtgtgtgtgtgtgtgtgtggtctccagGCCGAGGGGATTCTTAAAGCATGGGCCACCCTTGTCTTGAAGAACCAGTATGGCAGCTATCCGGTGGTTACCAAGATCTGGAACAGCACTATGACTGAGGTATGGCTACCTCAAGTTACCAATATTTCTCCGCTATCCAGGAGCAAGACAGGTGCCGTTTTTCACAGACAATGATGAGCCTGAACCATCCAAGTCCGTGGCTAGCCCTCCTGAGAACTGACTAACCCTATCTGCGATATTTAATCCCATACGGTATGGCCCATAACTATTGAGTTTGTCATGCTCTATCTATCACATGTCAATCACATTCTACGCTGTAAGAGTTTAGAATGGTAATAACATGGCCTTGACTCTTTGTATTGTATAGCTTTTGCATTGTGCCTTACTGTGTTTTCAGTTGCACACAATTCTACATTTCTGCCATTGCTCAGCTCTCCTTATTATGCTTGATACATTCAAAGACCTTGACTtgtgaacctctctctctctgctaaaaGCATGTCAATACATCATGTACCTCTCTGGGACCATGGCCACCATCTTTAAGTAGCCTACAGGCTAGAAAGTACAGAGGAATACAAATCAATAACCTAAGTAGAATGCCAAAGAAAAGCTGTTCCTTACATAACCGTCCATGTTGTGTTGCTTTTTATTGAATGGTAAATCAATAACTAAATGAAATGCCTTTATTTTGGTGAACACTTGCCAGTGTGCTCGTCCATCCTCCAACACATTGTTGTTAGCATGTCACTCAAGTGTTACAAGGGAAAGCTGAGAGAATGCTACAAcacatttc
It encodes the following:
- the LOC129810721 gene encoding tetraspanin-1; the encoded protein is MACFTFFKFMMVLFNLLILLGGLTLMGVGIWVSVDKGLFLQVLSPFSTLDTQFVNVGFFCIAIGGVLVLLGVLGCCGAHKGSKCLLILFFSIILIIFIAEVAAGTVALAYSSFAEGILKAWATLVLKNQYGSYPVVTKIWNSTMTELNCCGFTNYTDFTDSYYFEQSEGSYPPSCCQLDTAPCSQQQAWHSAVQGCFAQLLEALQKHANIVGGIAVGIGGLEVAAMLVSMYLYCYLDNNVS